Proteins from a single region of Desulfonatronum thiodismutans:
- a CDS encoding helix-turn-helix domain-containing protein produces the protein MLRETRRTRHMLQTDMKAVFQRSGMTQAELAKRLGISVGSLNNYLNGRQPIPGHVLDRLALLADAHRILTPGGYPHGSTMYA, from the coding sequence ATGTTGCGGGAAACAAGGAGGACGCGACACATGTTGCAAACCGATATGAAAGCCGTTTTTCAGCGCAGCGGGATGACCCAGGCGGAATTGGCAAAGAGGCTGGGAATTTCCGTCGGTTCTCTCAACAACTACCTGAACGGTCGGCAACCCATTCCCGGCCACGTCCTGGACCGTCTGGCCCTGCTGGCCGACGCTCATCGAATCCTAACCCCTGGAGGATATCCGCATGGATCAACCATGTACGCTTGA
- a CDS encoding helix-turn-helix domain-containing protein — translation MQYQLLNVEQTCKRLACSKRHVYDLIEEGALEHVRIGKKRGLRILESSLVEFIRSKLGASRA, via the coding sequence ATGCAATACCAACTCCTGAACGTTGAACAGACCTGCAAAAGGCTGGCCTGCTCCAAGCGCCACGTTTACGACCTGATTGAGGAAGGAGCCCTGGAGCACGTCCGCATCGGCAAAAAGCGCGGACTGCGCATCCTGGAAAGCAGCCTGGTGGAGTTCATCCGCTCTAAGTTAGGTGCATCACGTGCATAG